One Phaseolus vulgaris cultivar G19833 chromosome 2, P. vulgaris v2.0, whole genome shotgun sequence DNA window includes the following coding sequences:
- the LOC137812152 gene encoding pentatricopeptide repeat-containing protein DOT4, chloroplastic-like — protein sequence MSKTKSIAPLNTYPTYHNPRNKSNYAKSPNCFIFFRQSWTTYLPPPNFDLSCSSSVAVSATLSKATYNVAMDKNAKIRKFCQMGDLRNAMELLKRSKVSELELHTYCSVLQLCAELRSLEDGKRVHSIITSNGMEIDEVLGAKLVFMYVHCGDLVQGRQILDGILNDKIYLWNFLMSKYAKIGNYEEAASLMKKMQNLGIRGNPFTFTCILKCYTALAKVRECKGVHGYAFKLGFGSDNAVVNSLIAAYFKCRDVESAHNMFDELSDPDVVSWNSMISGCVMNGRSWNGLKFFIQMLHFGIDMDLVTLVNVLVACANVGKLSLGRALHACGVKTGCSGDVVFDNTLLDMYSKCGYLKGATDVFVKMGETTIVSWTSIIAAYVRKGLYDDAIMLFDEMQSKGLRPDAYTVSSVVHACACSNSLDKGRNIHNFIKKNNMALNLPVSNALMNMYAKCGTMEEAHLIFSQIPVKDIVSWNTMIGGYSQNSLPNEALELFLDMQKQLKPNDITIACVLPACAGLAALEKGRELHGHILRKGYFSDLHVACALVDMYVKCGLVVLAQKLFDMIPKKDIILWTVMIAGYGMHGFGKEAVSTFEKMRIAGFEPDEACFTSILYACSHSGLLKEGWKFFNSMRSEFNIEPKLEHYACMVDLFVRSGNLSKAYKFIETIPIKPDAAIWGALLSGCGIHHDVELAEKVAEHIFELEPENTRYYVLLANIYAEAEKLEEVKKLQTKIGNGGFKKDQGCSWIEIQGKFNIFVAGDTSHPQAKRIDSLLRKLRMQMNGVGYYSKMRYALINADDMNKEVLLCGHSEKLAMAFGILNLSPGKTVRVTKNLRVCGDCHDMGKFMSKTTGRDIVLRDSNRFHHFKDGVCSCRGFW from the coding sequence ATGTCTAAAACTAAAAGCATAGCACCGTTGAACACTTATCCAACTTACCATAATCCTAGAAACAAGTCAAACTATGCAAAATCTCCCAATTGCTTCATCTTCTTCAGACAATCTTGGACAACGTATCTGCCACCTCCCAATTTTGATCTTTCTTGCAGTAGCAGTGTCGCTGTGTCTGCAACTTTGTCCAAGGCCACCTACAACGTAGCCATGGACAAGAATGCAAAAATTCGCAAATTCTGCCAAATGGGTGATCTCAGAAACGCCATGGAATTGCTCAAAAGGTCAAAAGTATCTGAACTTGAGCTGCATACTTACTGTTCTGTGTTGCAGCTCTGTGCCGAGCTGAGGTCTTTGGAAGATGGAAAGAGGGTTCATTCGATTATCACCTCCAACGGCATGGAAATTGATGAGGTTTTGGGGGCAAAGCTAGTCTTCATGTATGTGCACTGCGGTGATTTGGTCCAAGGGAGACAAATATTAGATGGGATTCTCAATGATAAGATTTATCTCTGGAATTTTTTGATGTCTAAATATGCAAAGATCGGTAATTACGAGGAAGCTGCGAGTCTTATGAAGAAAATGCAAAACTTGGGAATCAGAGGGAATCCTTTTACTTTTACTTGTATATTGAAGTGTTATACAGCATTGGCAAAGGTAAGGGAGTGTAAAGGCGTTCACGGGTATGCTTTTAAACTTGGTTTTGGTTCTGATAATGCTGTCGTTAACTCTCTAATTGCAGCTTATTTTAAATGTCGTGATGTTGAGAGTGCACATAATATGTTTGACGAATTGAGTGACCCAGATGTTGTTTCCTGGAATTCTATGATTAGTGGGTGTGTTATGAATGGGCGTTCCTGGAATGGACTTAAGTTTTTCATTCAGATGCTGCATTTCGGGATTGATATGGATTTGGTTACCTTGGTTAACGTTCTTGTGGCTTGTGCAAACGTTGGCAAGCTTTCATTGGGTAGAGCTCTTCATGCTTGCGGAGTGAAAACAGGTTGTAGCGGGGATGTCGTGTTTGACAACACACTACTAGACATGTATTCTAAATGTGGTTATTTAAAAGGTGCAACTGATGTTTTTGTGAAGATGGGTGAAACTACTATTGTTTCTTGGACTTCAATCATTGCTGCTTATGTACGGAAAGGTCTGTATGACGATGCCATTATGTTATTTGATGAAATGCAAAGCAAAGGTCTTAGGCCAGATGCTTATACTGTCTCAAGTGTTGTTCATGCTTGTGCTTGTAGCAACTCGTTAGATAAAGGAAGGAATATACACAATTTCATTAAAAAGAACAACATGGCATTGAATTTGCCTGTTTCTAATGCTCTCATGAATATGTATGCAAAATGTGGAACCATGGAAGAAGCTCATTTAATTTTCTCTCAAATTCCCGTCAAAGACATTGTCTCATGGAACACAATGATTGGAGGTTATTCCCAAAACTCACTTCCCAATGAAGCTCTGGAACTGTTTCTGGACATGCAAAAGCAATTGAAGCCTAATGACATTACAATAGCTTGTGTCCTTCCAGCTTGTGCAGGCTTAGCAGCTCTAGAGAAAGGTAGAGAGTTACATGGGCACATATTGAGAAAAGGATACTTTTCAGATTTACACGTTGCCTGTGCACTTGTTGATATGTACGTGAAGTGTGGGTTAGTAGTTCTTGCACAGAAACTGTTTGATATGATTCCTAAAAAGGATATCATCTTGTGGACTGTTATGATTGCTGGATATGGCATGCATGGGTTTGGAAAGGAGGCAGTTTCCACATTTGAAAAAATGAGGATAGCAGGTTTTGAGCCTGATGAGGCCTGCTTCACTTCAATACTCTATGCTTGCAGTCACTCTGGATTACTGAAAGAGGGATGGAAATTCTTTAATTCCATGAGAAGTGAATTCAACATTGAGCCTAAGTTAGAACACTATGCATGTATGGTGGATCTCTTCGTTCGCTCTGGAAATCTATCCAAGGCATACAAGTTCATTGAAACTATACCAATTAAACCGGACGCTGCAATTTGGGGTGCCTTGCTTTCTGGATGCGGGATCCATCATGATGTGGAGCTAGCAGAAAAAGTGGCAGAGCATATTTTTGAGCTTGAGCCAGAGAACACAAGGTATTATGTTCTTCTAGCGAATATCTATGCAGAGGCGGAAAAGTTGGAAGAAGTAAAAAAGTTACAGACAAAGATAGGTAACGGGGGATTTAAAAAGGATCAAGGTTGTAGTTGGATTGAGATTCAAGGAAAGTTTAACATCTTTGTTGCTGGGGATACTTCCCACCCTCAGGCCAAAAGGATAGACTCATTGTTGAGAAAACTGAGGATGCAAATGAATGGGGTAGGCTACTATAGTAAGATGAGATATGCATTAATTAATGCAGATGATATGAATAAGGAAGTGCTTCTATGTGGACACAGTGAGAAATTAGCCATGGCTTTTGGTATATTAAATTTGTCTCCAGGGAAGACTGTTAGGGTAACCAAGAATCTTAGAGTATGTGGGGACTGTCATGATATGGGGAAGTTTATGTCCAAGACAACTGGGAGGGATATTGTGTTGCGAGATTCAAACCGGTTTCACCATTTCAAGGATGGTGTATGTTCTTGCAGAGGTTTCTGGTAA
- the LOC137812153 gene encoding receptor-like protein 51 — MKQSLTILLFLLPTISISLCEPLDPKQVKALQSLNIPTTKDPCSQPSLVCDTSTPLRHLTTLQLSNCTSPHLSLSFAALKSLSTLNTLLLLNCPFTSTASPTRFPSQLASTLRSLTSVNSLRNISAVSLSHLRNLTHLTLSNLTIKASAPYVLFSHISNLQTLTISHASLAGSLPKHIHSPNLTYIDLSSNNLRGNIPSSITMLDTLQVLILSSNQLKGEIPYSIGDLISLKNLSLDSNSFSGSLPDSLSAIPGLVHLDLSSNQLNGTIPAFISQMSNLKHLNLANNLLRGVLPFNSTFIDKLQVFKVGGNGNLCYNRSVLSSKLKLDIAPCDKFGRPVSPPPSKQKRSSADDSSRDGDYDEGDYDDGGATVSHKKEHHHGPNKLVLGVAIALSSMVFLVVFLILCSKCCR, encoded by the coding sequence ATGAAACAAAGCCTCACCATTCTCCTCTTTCTCCTTCCCACAATAAGCATCTCACTTTGTGAACCCCTTGACCCCAAGCAAGTGAAGGCCCTACAATCCCTCAATATCCCCACAACTAAAGACCCATGCTCCCAGCCTTCCTTAGTCTGCGACACCTCCACACCCCTCCGCCACCTCACTACCCTCCAACTCTCCAACTGCACCTCTCCCCACCTCTCCCTCTCCTTCGCAGCCCTCAAATCCCTCTCCACCCTCAACACCCTCCTCCTCCTCAACTGCCCCTTCACCTCCACCGCCTCCCCCACGCGCTTCCCTTCCCAACTCGCCTCCACTCTCCGCTCCCTCACCTCCGTCAACAGCCTCCGCAACATCTCCGCCGTCTCCCTCTCCCACCTCAGGAACCTCACCCACCTCACCCTCTCCAACCTCACCATCAAAGCCTCTGCTCCCTACGTTCTCTTCTCCCACATCTCCAACCTCCAAACCCTCACCATTTCCCACGCCAGCCTCGCCGGCTCTCTCCCTAAACACATCCACTCTCCCAACCTCACCTACATCGATCTTTCTTCCAACAACCTCCGAGGCAACATaccctcctccatcaccatgTTGGACACCCTCCAAGTTTTGATCCTTTCTTCTAATCAACTCAAGGGTGAGATACCCTATTCCATTGGGGACCTCATTTCTCTGAAAAACCTCTCCTTAGATTCCAACTCCTTCTCGGGCTCTCTTCCCGACTCCTTGTCCGCCATACCCGGTTTGGTTCACTTGGATCTCAGTTCCAACCAGCTCAATGGGACCATCCCAGCCTTCATTTCCCAAATGAGTAACCTCAAACACTTGAACCTCGCTAACAACCTCCTTCGCGGGGTTCTGCCTTTCAACTCCACTTTCATCGATAAGCTGCAAGTGTTCAAGGTGGGTGGCAACGGGAACTTGTGTTATAACCGTTCGGTTTTGTCTTCCAAGTTGAAGCTGGACATTGCTCCTTGCGACAAGTTCGGAAGGCCGGTTTCTCCTCCGCCGTCCAAGCAGAAGCGTTCTTCTGCGGATGATAGCAGCAGGGATGGAGATTATGATGAGGGTGATTATGATGATGGTGGTGCCACTGTTAGTCACAAGAAGGAACATCATCATGGACCCAACAAACTGGTTCTTGGTGTGGCCATTGCACTTTCTTCCATGGTCTTTCTCGTTGTTTTTCTAATCCTGTGCTCCAAGTGCTGTCGCTGa